The following is a genomic window from Polaribacter atrinae.
TGGTGGAGCAATATCTGGGTATTCTTCTATTGGTAGGCTTGTAACGCTTATAATTCCAAGCAAAACAATAATAATAGAAATTACGGTTGAAAGAACGGGTCTTTCAATAAATGTTTTTAACATAACTAAATAAGTTTATGGTTTGCTAGTTTTTAAATAAAGTTTCTACAGGTTTAATTGCATCATCAAAAGGAGTGTTTTGTGGTGTAATAACCGTACCACTTCTTAATTTACCAACCCCAGATACTACAATCTTATCTTTTAAATTGATTCCTGATTCAACTATATATAAATTTCCTACTGCTGCTTTTACTTTTATAATTGAAGTTTCTACTTTGTTACCTTCACTTAATTTAAACAACATAATATTTCCTTGTTGTTCATAAGTTGCTTGCTGTGGAACAACAATTGCATCTTCGTAAATTGTTGGAATTTGAATTTTACCACTATTTCCATTTGTTAACAGTTGGTTTGGATTGTTAAAAACAGCTCTTAAACTAACAGTACCTGTATTTTTGTTTACTTGACCTGTGCTTGTTTCTATTTTTCCTTTTTCTGCATAGGTACTTCCATTTGCTAATACTAGATTGATAGCAGAATAATTTGCAAGCTTTTCTTCTAAGTTTTTACCTTCAGCATTTTGTAAAAAGTCTAAATATTCACTTTCGTTTAAACTAAAAAAAGCATACACTTTACTAATATCACTAACTGTTGTTAAAGGAGTAGGATCTGCAGGACTCACTAATGCGCCTTCTCTATAATTAATTGCACCTATATAACCATCTACTTGACTTCTAATGGTTCCGTATCCAATACTTGCAGAAACACTACTATAATTTGCTTTAGCTTGTGCTAAATTTGCTTTCGCAGTTTCTAACTGTACAGCACTTATAATGTTTTTTTCTACTAACGGTATTAATTTGTTAACTTCTACTTGAGCAACATTAATACGTGCTTTTGCTGCACTAGCATCTTGACTTAAAGACTGTGTTTCTAACTTAAATAACACTTGTCCTTTACGTACTTTCTGGCCTTCGTCTACCATTACTTTTTGTACGTAACCAGAAACCTTTGCTCTTACGGCACTATTTACAATACCTTCTAAACTTGTTGGGTATTCATTAAAACTTGTAACAGTTTTAGTTTGCATGGTAACTACAGGAAAAGAAGGTGCAGGACCTTGTGCTGCTGCGGCTGGTTGCTCTTTGTTGGTGCAACTTGCAATTACTAAAAATACACCTAATGATAGTAATGATAATAATTTATAATGTTTCATTTTTTGTCTTGGTTTAAATATCGAATTTATTATTGTCTAGTTTTAATTTTAATTCCTCTACAGAGGATGTAGCTCCGTCTATAAATTTTATATAATCGTCATGAAAATTTAAATCGAATTTTTCACTTTCATTTTCAATTTTATTCTTGTTTATAGTTTCTTTATAATTTTTTATTTCTAAATGCATTTCACGTTCTTCTTTCCACTTATGTATCATACTATCTATATGCTGAAGGACCATTCCTTTATTAAGGATAAAATATTTTTTTCGATCACCTGTTTTTGTGAAATACACTATTTTATGTAAATCTTGTAAATGATTAACGTGTGTAGAAATGGTACTTTTACTTGCACAAAGTATGGTTACCATATCTTCAAAAGTGACTCCTTTTTTACCTGTTAAGATGATGTAAGCTAAAATACGAGCTGCAACAGGTGCTAATTGTTCTCTGTCTTCTATATGCACACCTAGTTTTTCAACCAAGGCCATTTTTATTTTACAGATTTCTTCTTTCATTTTATTTACTTTAAGACTGTTTTTAAAGTAAATTATTTATTAACAGTCAAATTCTTTGCAAAGATATATTTTTAGTTCGGAACAAACCGAACTTTACGAAGTTAATTTTTTGTTAAAGGGAAAAGCCGATAGTAATATCGGTTTTAAATTTTGTAATATGTAAGTTTGAAATGTGTTTACTATCCTCTTTTAGCGGGTAATAACCTGGTTAATAAGTCTTTAAAAAGTTTTCTTTTGCAACTATAGAATTACCAAAGTTTATAAAACTCTTCTTTAGAGATAACATCTCCGTCACATTCATCTATGGTTAATGTGCCTTCACACAAACCACCAAACTCATCTTCTAGATGATCTTCATCATATTTAGTAACTTTTTCGTTTTTGTAAACGGTAATTTGTTTTAAAACTTCATCTGCATCATTGGTTTCAAAATACCAAGTTGAGGTTCCCCAATCTGCATATTCATCATCTCTTTCTTCGTCCCAAAATTGTGTAAAATATTTCATTATCTAAATTATTTTTTACTATTAAAATTCACAATACTGATTATACAAACTTGTTAACTCTTTCCTTGCTAGGTTTTATAAAACAGACTTAAACTGTTCTAAGAAACGTTTGTCGTTTTCATAAAACATTCTAATATCTGGTATTTGATATAATAACATGGCAATACGTTCTATTCCCATACCAAAAGCATACCCAGAATATTTTGTTGGATCTATATTTGCATTTTTCAATACATTAGGGTCTACCATTCCGCATCCCATTATTTCTAACCAACCGGTACCTTTTGTAATTTTATAATCTGTTTCTGTTTCTAAGCCCCAATAGATATCTACTTCTGCACTTGGCTCAGTAAACGGAAAATAAGAAGGACGTAAACGAATTTTAGATTTACCAAACATCTCTTTAGTAAAGTATAAAAGTGTTTGTTTTAAATCGGCAAAAGAAACATCTGTATCAATATATAAACCTTCTACTTGATGAAAAATACAATGCGCTCTTGCAGAAATATCTTCATTTCTAAAAACTCTTCCTGGAGAAATAGTTCTTATAGGTGGTTTATTTTCTTCCATATAGCGTACTTGTACAGAAGAAGTGTGTGTTCTTAATAAAATATCTGGATCTTGTTCTATAAAGAACGTGTCTTGCATGTCTCTTGCAGGATGATATTCTGGTAAATTTAAAGCGGTAAAGTTATGCCAATCATCTTCTATTTCTGGTCCTTCAGAAACGGTAAAACCAATTCTGTTAAAAACATCAATAATTTGGTTTCTTACCAATGAAATTGGATGACGAGATCCTAAATTAATAGGTTCTGACGGACGTGATAAATCTCCATAAAAAGATTTATGACTCGTTGCACTGTCTAAAGACTCGCTTAGTTCGGCAACTTTTCCTTCTGCAGATTTTTTTAAATTATTTAATGCTTGTCCAAAATCTTTACGCAATTCTGCATCTACATTTTTAAATTCTGCAAATAAATCTTTAAGTAAACCTTTGTTACCTAAGTATTTAATTCTAAAAGTTTCAACTTCTTCTTTTGTAGTTGCATTAAATGATTTTACATCACCAATCAGTTCTTTTACTTTATCTAACATTACATACTAAATTAGATGGCGAATTTACACATTTTTATTTTTGTTGAATATAATTTTGAGCTGAATACTTACTTTTATTAATGTTCTAAACTAGAAAATTAATATATTGTAGAATATATTAAACAGCATAAAAATGAAAGAAAATATCTTATCTAATTTAAAATCCTATGCATTTAAAGAGGTAACTTTTGATAAATTAATGCAAAATAGAATTAATAAGGTATTAATTGTTTGTTCTAATTATGATTTTTATATGCTTGAAGAAGATGGTAGAATTGAAGAACGAATTTTTAATGAATACACTTCTTTAAACTTAAGGCATCCACCAAATTTTATTCATGCAAATTCTGCAAAAAGAGCAATTAAAATGATGGAGTCTCATCAAATAGACATTGTAATTACGTGGTTAGATATTGGTAATTATAATGCTTTTGATACATCAAAAAAAATTAAAGAGGCGTATCCTAATGTTCCTATTGCGGCTTTAAGTCATCATTCTTCTCAATTAAGAAGTAAGCTACAAAAAGAAAATACAGATAGTATCGATTTTGTTTTTCATTGGAATGGAAATGCAGATATATTTTTGGCTATCATTAAATTAACCGAAGACAGAATGAATGCTGAGGTTGATATTAATACAGTGGGTGTTAAAGCAATATTATTGGTAGAAGATTCGCTAAAGTTTTACTCTAGATATATTCCGCTTATTTATAAAATTCTTCTTAAACAAACCCAAGGATTAATGTCTGAAGGATTAAATGAGCATAGAAAAATGCTATTAATGCGAGGGAGACCAAAAATTTTATTAGCCACTACTTTTGAAGAAGGTATTGATTTATTTGATACATACAAAGAAAATTTACTAGGCGTAATATCTGATGTTAATTATTTTAAAGATGGTGTTAGAAATAAAGAAGCAGGTTTTTTATTATTAGACTATGTAAGAAAATATAAACGGTATTTTCCTTTTTTAATGCAATCATCTAATGAAAATAATGAAAAACGAACGTTAGAATTAAAAGGTAAATTTTTATATAAACATTCAGAAACCTTGGGTGTTGATATCAAAAATTATATTATAAAATACTTTGCTTTTGGAGATTTCGAGTTTTGGGATCCTACCCAAATGAAAGTTTTAGCAACCGCTAAAGATTTAGGTGAATTTCAAAGAGCGATAAAGAGTGTTACTGAAGATTGTTTGATGTATCATGCTAAAAGAAGTGAGTTTTCTAAATGGTTAAAATCAAGAGCACTGTTTCCTTTAGCAGATTTATTGAGCATTATAGAATATGATGAATTTGAAAGCAATGGTCAAATAAGAGATTTCTTAATTAATTCTATCAAAGCATATTTAGTTTACAGATCTAGAGGTGTAATTGTAAAGTTTAATAAAAATAAATATGATGAGTTTGTTGGTTATGCAAGAATAGGTGAAGGTGCTTTAGGAGGAAAAGCAAGAGGTTTGGCTTTTATAGATTCCTTTTTAAAACGCAATAATTTATATAACAAATATAAAAACGTAAGTATTACCATACCAAGAACAGTGGTAATAAGTACAGAGGTTTTTGATCAGTTTATAGAAACCCATAAATTGATAAAATTTGCAGCAAAATGTACAGATGATGATAAAATATTACATGAGTTTATTTCAAAAGATTTACCAGAATGGGCTTTAGAAGATATTAGAGCATTTTTAAAAACCACGAAATGCCCTATTGCTGTACGTTCATCTAGTATGTTAGAAGATTCTAACTATCAGCCTTTTGCAGGTGTTTTTGCAACGTATATGATTCCAGATTCTGAAATAGACAAAAAAGTTGAAATGGTTTCTAATGCTATTAAATCTGTTATAGCATCTGCTTTTTTTGAAAACAGTAAATCATATTTAAAAGCAATATCACATACTATAGAAGAAGATAAAATGGCTGTAATTTTGCAAGAAGTTATAGGTAAGCCATACCAAGATGTATATTATCCAAATATTTCTGGGGTAGCACGTTCTATTAATTTTTATCCTATTGGAGAGGAAAAGGCAAGTGAAGGAATTGCTAATATTGCTTTAGGTTTAGGAGAAATAATTGTGGGTGGCGGACAAACATTACGCTTTTCACCATCTTATCCAAAAAAAATATTGCAACTATCTTCTCCGGGTTCAACACAAAGAGAAACGCAACAGTATTTTTATGGTTTAGATTTAAATCCTGATAGTTATAAGGTTTCTACTTGCGAAGCCATCAATAAAAAGAAAGTTACCATTAGAAAAGCAGAAAACCATGGATCTTTAAAATTTGTAGCTTCAACTTATGATTTACAAAATAATACCATTAGACCTGGTGTAATGCATGATGGTATCCGTGTAATTACGTTCGATAATATATTAAAATACAATACGTTTCCATTGCCAGAAATTTTACAAGACCTTTTGCGTGTTGGGCAACGAGAAATGAGAAACCCAATAGAAATAGAATTTGCCGTAAAACTAGATGTTCCTGCAGGTAAGCCAAAAGAATTTAGTTTTTTACAAATTAGGCCTATCATAGAAAGTATGGAAACGGTAAGTAAATTGCCTGAAAACTTAGATATTTCTGAAACTATAATTTATTCTGAATCTGCTTTAGGAAATGGTAAATATGAAAACATTTGTGATGTAGTTTATGTAAAACCCGAAACGTTTAATTCGGCAAATACACGAGATATTGCATGTGCGGTTGAAGAAATTAATAAAAAATTTGTAGCACTAGACAAACCCTATATTTTGGTAGGGCCTGGGCGTTGGGGATCAAGTGATTCTTGGTTAGGAATTCCGGTACTTTGGTCTCAAATTTCTGCTGCAAAAATAATAGTAGAATCTGGTTTAAATGATTTTAGAATAGATCCGAGTCAAGGAACCCATTTCTTTCAAAATTTAACCTCTTTTAAAGTGGGATATTTAACTATAAACCCTTTTGTAAAAGATGGCTTTTTTGATGTAGATTATTTAAATAAACAAGAAGCTGTTTTTGAAGATTCTTACCTAAGACATATTTCTTTTAAAAATGAACTAACAGTTATTATTGATGGAGAAAACAATAAAGCGGCTATTTTTAAAGAAGGTATTTCCTTGGGTAACAGTGCTTCAGATGTAGAAGAGTCGTTTGAAGAATTGCCTCCTGAAGGATTTATGTAAAATGTATATATAATAAAAAAACAACTCAAATAATTCAAAAAATATTAAGATTCTTAGAAAATGGATAAATTATTGTTAATTATTAAAAATTACAATAAATATTTTATTTAAAAACAATTTTAAAATGTATTTTTGATGAGTAACATATTCAATAAAGAATTACTAATTATACCATTATGAATGTAAAGGAAATTTTAACAAATTTGGAAACAAAACACCCTGGTGAAAAAGAATATTTACAGGCTGTTAAAGAGGTTTTAGAGTCTATTGAGACAATTTATAATGAAAACCCACAATACGAAGCCGCTAAAATTATTGAGCGCTTAGTAGAACCAGATAGAATTTTAACATTTAGAATTTCTTGGATTGATGATGCAGGACAGGTTCAAGTTAATATAGGTCATAGAGTACAGTTTAACAATGCGATAGGGCCATATAAAGGAGGTATTCGCTTACACCCAAGTGTAAACTTAAGTATCTTAAAGTTTTTAGGATTTGAGCAAATATTTAAAAATGCCTTAACAACACTACCAATGGGAGGTGGAAAAGGAGGTTCAGATTTTAATCCAAAAGGAAAATCAGACACTGAGATAATGCGTTTTTGCCAAGCATTTATGTTAGAGTTATGGAGAATGATTGGGCCAAGTACAGATGTACCAGCTGGAGATATTGGAACTGGTGGTAGGGAAATTGGGTTTATGTACGGTATGTACAAAAAACTACAACAAGAACATACAGGCGTATTTACAGGAAAAGGTTTAAACTGGGGAGGAAGCTTAATTAGACCAGAAGCAACAGGTTTTGGTGGTGTTTACTTTACAAAAGAAATATTAGAAACCAAAAATGATGATTTTAAAGGGAAAACAATTGCACTTTCTGGTTTTGGAAATGTAACATGGGGTGTCGCTTTAAAAATCACAGAATTAGGCGGAAAAGTAGTTACAATTTCTGGTCCTGATGGATATATTTATGATGAAAAAGGGTTAGATGATGATAAAATTAGTTACTTATTACAATTAAGAGCATCTAATAATGATATTGTTTCTCCTTATGTACTTGAATTTCCAGAAGCAAAATTTTATCCTAATGAAAAACCATGGAGCGTAAAATGTGATATTGCAATGCCTTGTGCTACCCAAAATGAATTAAATGGAGAAGATGCCATAAAATTAGTTGCAAATGGTGTACAATATGTAGCAGAGGTTTCTAATATGGGTTGTACTCCAGAAGCTATTCATGCATTTCATAATGCTAAAATTTTATACGCACCTGGTAAAGCAGTAAATGCTGGTGGAGTAGGAGTTTCTGGTTTAGAAATGTCTCAAAACGCCATGAAATTAAACTGGACAAAAGAAGAAGTAGACGAAAAATTACATCAAATAATGCATTCTATTCATACTGCTTGTTTAAAATATGGTACAGAAGAAGATGGCTATATTAATTATGTAAAAGGAGCAAACATTGCTGGTTTTATTAAAGTAGCAGACTCTATGTTAGATTTAGGAGTTGTCTAAAATATTAATTTATTTAAAGTTTAAAACGCATCATTTTTTTGATGCGTTTTTTTTGTTTCTTATAATAAGTTAAAATGCTATTATGTCTGTTTTTGAATACATTTCAATAAATAAAGGAAGGCAAATTTTTACAGATTTTAAATTTGTAATACTC
Proteins encoded in this region:
- the gdhA gene encoding NADP-specific glutamate dehydrogenase, coding for MNVKEILTNLETKHPGEKEYLQAVKEVLESIETIYNENPQYEAAKIIERLVEPDRILTFRISWIDDAGQVQVNIGHRVQFNNAIGPYKGGIRLHPSVNLSILKFLGFEQIFKNALTTLPMGGGKGGSDFNPKGKSDTEIMRFCQAFMLELWRMIGPSTDVPAGDIGTGGREIGFMYGMYKKLQQEHTGVFTGKGLNWGGSLIRPEATGFGGVYFTKEILETKNDDFKGKTIALSGFGNVTWGVALKITELGGKVVTISGPDGYIYDEKGLDDDKISYLLQLRASNNDIVSPYVLEFPEAKFYPNEKPWSVKCDIAMPCATQNELNGEDAIKLVANGVQYVAEVSNMGCTPEAIHAFHNAKILYAPGKAVNAGGVGVSGLEMSQNAMKLNWTKEEVDEKLHQIMHSIHTACLKYGTEEDGYINYVKGANIAGFIKVADSMLDLGVV
- a CDS encoding PEP/pyruvate-binding domain-containing protein, translating into MKENILSNLKSYAFKEVTFDKLMQNRINKVLIVCSNYDFYMLEEDGRIEERIFNEYTSLNLRHPPNFIHANSAKRAIKMMESHQIDIVITWLDIGNYNAFDTSKKIKEAYPNVPIAALSHHSSQLRSKLQKENTDSIDFVFHWNGNADIFLAIIKLTEDRMNAEVDINTVGVKAILLVEDSLKFYSRYIPLIYKILLKQTQGLMSEGLNEHRKMLLMRGRPKILLATTFEEGIDLFDTYKENLLGVISDVNYFKDGVRNKEAGFLLLDYVRKYKRYFPFLMQSSNENNEKRTLELKGKFLYKHSETLGVDIKNYIIKYFAFGDFEFWDPTQMKVLATAKDLGEFQRAIKSVTEDCLMYHAKRSEFSKWLKSRALFPLADLLSIIEYDEFESNGQIRDFLINSIKAYLVYRSRGVIVKFNKNKYDEFVGYARIGEGALGGKARGLAFIDSFLKRNNLYNKYKNVSITIPRTVVISTEVFDQFIETHKLIKFAAKCTDDDKILHEFISKDLPEWALEDIRAFLKTTKCPIAVRSSSMLEDSNYQPFAGVFATYMIPDSEIDKKVEMVSNAIKSVIASAFFENSKSYLKAISHTIEEDKMAVILQEVIGKPYQDVYYPNISGVARSINFYPIGEEKASEGIANIALGLGEIIVGGGQTLRFSPSYPKKILQLSSPGSTQRETQQYFYGLDLNPDSYKVSTCEAINKKKVTIRKAENHGSLKFVASTYDLQNNTIRPGVMHDGIRVITFDNILKYNTFPLPEILQDLLRVGQREMRNPIEIEFAVKLDVPAGKPKEFSFLQIRPIIESMETVSKLPENLDISETIIYSESALGNGKYENICDVVYVKPETFNSANTRDIACAVEEINKKFVALDKPYILVGPGRWGSSDSWLGIPVLWSQISAAKIIVESGLNDFRIDPSQGTHFFQNLTSFKVGYLTINPFVKDGFFDVDYLNKQEAVFEDSYLRHISFKNELTVIIDGENNKAAIFKEGISLGNSASDVEESFEELPPEGFM
- the pheS gene encoding phenylalanine--tRNA ligase subunit alpha, whose amino-acid sequence is MLDKVKELIGDVKSFNATTKEEVETFRIKYLGNKGLLKDLFAEFKNVDAELRKDFGQALNNLKKSAEGKVAELSESLDSATSHKSFYGDLSRPSEPINLGSRHPISLVRNQIIDVFNRIGFTVSEGPEIEDDWHNFTALNLPEYHPARDMQDTFFIEQDPDILLRTHTSSVQVRYMEENKPPIRTISPGRVFRNEDISARAHCIFHQVEGLYIDTDVSFADLKQTLLYFTKEMFGKSKIRLRPSYFPFTEPSAEVDIYWGLETETDYKITKGTGWLEIMGCGMVDPNVLKNANIDPTKYSGYAFGMGIERIAMLLYQIPDIRMFYENDKRFLEQFKSVL
- a CDS encoding GbsR/MarR family transcriptional regulator, whose translation is MKEEICKIKMALVEKLGVHIEDREQLAPVAARILAYIILTGKKGVTFEDMVTILCASKSTISTHVNHLQDLHKIVYFTKTGDRKKYFILNKGMVLQHIDSMIHKWKEEREMHLEIKNYKETINKNKIENESEKFDLNFHDDYIKFIDGATSSVEELKLKLDNNKFDI
- a CDS encoding efflux RND transporter periplasmic adaptor subunit, translating into MKHYKLLSLLSLGVFLVIASCTNKEQPAAAAQGPAPSFPVVTMQTKTVTSFNEYPTSLEGIVNSAVRAKVSGYVQKVMVDEGQKVRKGQVLFKLETQSLSQDASAAKARINVAQVEVNKLIPLVEKNIISAVQLETAKANLAQAKANYSSVSASIGYGTIRSQVDGYIGAINYREGALVSPADPTPLTTVSDISKVYAFFSLNESEYLDFLQNAEGKNLEEKLANYSAINLVLANGSTYAEKGKIETSTGQVNKNTGTVSLRAVFNNPNQLLTNGNSGKIQIPTIYEDAIVVPQQATYEQQGNIMLFKLSEGNKVETSIIKVKAAVGNLYIVESGINLKDKIVVSGVGKLRSGTVITPQNTPFDDAIKPVETLFKN